The Phacochoerus africanus isolate WHEZ1 chromosome 3, ROS_Pafr_v1, whole genome shotgun sequence genome window below encodes:
- the SCP2D1 gene encoding SCP2 sterol-binding domain-containing protein 1, whose translation MWKRIDHQLKIKAGDGPQAGQFKELGPAQEPTVPHRLGLSEFQSFPVFEDISHHIKEMGAQLVKKVNAVFQLDITKDGKTILQWTIDLKNGSGDTYPGPARLPADTVFTIPEPVFMELVLGKMNPQKAFLAGKFKVSGKVLLGQRLERVFKDWAK comes from the coding sequence ATGTGGAAGAGAATCGACCACCAGCTCAAGATCAAAGCGGGGGATGGGCCTCAGGCAGGACAGTTCAAGGAGCTGGGTCCAGCTCaggaacccactgtgccacaccgtCTAGGGCTGTCAGAATTCCAGAGCTTCCCTGTGTTCGAGGACATCAGCCATCACATCAAAGAAATGGGGGCCCAACTGGTAAAGAAAGTCAATGCCGTCTTTCAGCTGGACATCACAAAGGATGGGAAGACCATCCTGCAGTGGACCATTGATCTGAAGAATGGCTCTGGGGACACATATCCAGGACCTGCCAGGCTCCCAGCAGACACTGTCTTCACAATCCCAGAGCCTGTCTTTATGGAGTTGGTTTTGGGCAAAATGAACCCTCAGAAAGCCTTCCTTGCCGGCAAGTTCAAAGTGAGCGGCAAAGTTCTGCTTGGCCAGAGACTGGAGAGAGTTTTCAAAGACTGGGCTAAATAA